From the genome of Spirosomataceae bacterium TFI 002, one region includes:
- a CDS encoding urocanate hydratase, giving the protein MSTFQEKILAGIPSILPTKKPYGLDVNRAPRRKDILTLEEKQLAIRNALRYFPMAWHAILAEEFASELSEFGRIYMFRFKPDYEMHARPIDAYPCKTKQAAAIMLMIQNNLDPRVAQHPEELITYGGNGSVFQNWAQYLLTMQYLATMNDKQTLHIYSGHPMGLFPSSQDAPRVVVTNGMMIPNYSKPDDWEKYNALGVTQYGQMTAGSFMYIGPQGIVHGTTITVMNAFRKVLKEGESSEGKVFLTAGLGGMSGAQPKAGNIAGCVSVCAEVNPLAARKRFDQGWVDVLITDLTELIVRVKQAKAAKEVVSIAFIGNVVDIWEAFEEENIFIHLGSDQTSLHIPWTGGYYPVGLTFEESNVLLRNEPELFKVKVQESLRRHVAAINKHTARGTYFFDYGNAFLLESSRAGADIMAANNIDFKYPSYVQDILGPQCFDYGFGPFRWVCTSGNKVDLDKTDEIARKVLEDILKNAPEEIQLQLKDNIKWIKDAKKNQMVVGSKARILYADAEGRIKIANAFNNAISNGEIGPIAIGRDHHDVSGTDSPFRETSNIYDGSRFTADMAIQNVIGDSFRGATWVSIHNGGGVGWGEVINGGFGLFLDGTKEAEKKLRNMLFYDVNNGIARRSWARNKEAMFAVKREMERNTELNVTMPNLVDEALLNGLFE; this is encoded by the coding sequence ATGAGTACTTTTCAGGAAAAAATTCTAGCCGGGATACCTTCAATATTGCCTACTAAAAAACCTTATGGTCTAGATGTTAATCGAGCACCAAGGAGAAAAGACATTTTAACTTTAGAAGAAAAACAATTGGCGATTCGAAACGCACTAAGGTATTTTCCAATGGCTTGGCATGCTATACTTGCCGAAGAATTTGCTAGCGAGTTGTCAGAGTTTGGACGTATTTATATGTTTCGGTTCAAACCAGATTATGAAATGCATGCAAGACCTATTGATGCATATCCCTGCAAAACGAAACAAGCAGCTGCAATCATGCTAATGATTCAAAACAACCTAGACCCAAGAGTTGCACAACACCCCGAAGAGTTAATTACTTACGGCGGGAATGGATCAGTTTTCCAAAATTGGGCCCAATATTTACTTACAATGCAATATTTGGCAACAATGAATGATAAACAAACCTTACACATTTATTCAGGTCACCCTATGGGTTTGTTTCCTTCTTCTCAAGATGCTCCAAGAGTTGTTGTAACGAACGGGATGATGATTCCCAACTATTCTAAACCTGATGATTGGGAAAAGTACAATGCACTAGGAGTTACACAATATGGGCAAATGACCGCAGGCTCTTTTATGTATATTGGACCACAAGGAATAGTGCATGGAACAACTATAACAGTCATGAATGCATTTAGGAAGGTTTTGAAGGAAGGGGAATCTTCAGAAGGAAAAGTATTCTTAACCGCAGGTTTGGGTGGTATGAGTGGAGCACAACCGAAGGCAGGCAATATAGCCGGATGTGTTTCTGTATGTGCGGAGGTGAATCCCTTGGCAGCTAGAAAACGATTTGACCAAGGATGGGTGGATGTTTTAATTACAGACCTAACGGAATTGATTGTACGTGTTAAACAGGCAAAGGCAGCAAAAGAGGTAGTATCTATCGCGTTTATAGGCAATGTGGTTGATATTTGGGAAGCATTTGAAGAGGAAAACATTTTTATCCACCTTGGATCTGATCAAACTTCTCTTCACATTCCATGGACTGGTGGATATTATCCTGTTGGACTTACTTTTGAAGAGTCAAACGTGCTTCTGAGGAACGAGCCAGAATTATTCAAAGTGAAAGTTCAAGAATCATTAAGAAGACATGTTGCTGCTATTAATAAACATACCGCACGAGGCACCTACTTTTTTGACTATGGAAATGCTTTCTTATTGGAATCGTCACGTGCAGGAGCAGATATAATGGCTGCAAATAATATTGATTTTAAATACCCTTCATATGTTCAAGACATCCTAGGTCCTCAGTGTTTCGACTATGGTTTTGGCCCTTTTAGATGGGTATGTACATCTGGAAACAAGGTTGATTTGGACAAAACAGACGAAATAGCAAGAAAGGTTTTGGAAGATATTTTAAAAAATGCCCCTGAGGAAATTCAATTGCAATTGAAAGACAATATCAAATGGATTAAAGACGCCAAAAAGAACCAAATGGTCGTAGGTTCGAAAGCGAGAATTCTTTATGCCGATGCAGAAGGACGAATTAAAATTGCCAATGCCTTTAATAATGCCATTTCAAATGGTGAAATAGGTCCTATCGCAATTGGAAGGGATCACCATGATGTCAGCGGAACGGATTCCCCTTTTCGAGAAACCTCCAATATTTACGATGGTAGTCGCTTTACAGCAGATATGGCTATTCAAAATGTAATTGGTGATAGCTTTAGAGGGGCAACTTGGGTCTCTATTCACAATGGTGGTGGCGTTGGTTGGGGAGAGGTTATCAATGGAGGGTTTGGTTTATTTTTAGATGGCACAAAAGAAGCAGAGAAGAAGCTGAGAAATATGCTTTTTTATGATGTAAATAATGGTATTGCTAGGAGAAGTTGGGCGAGAAATAAGGAGGCAATGTTTGCAGTAAAAAGAGAGATGGAAAGAAACACAGAACTAAATGTTACCATGCCCAACTTAGTAGATGAAGCACTTTTAAATGGTCTTTTTGAATGA
- a CDS encoding imidazolonepropionase: protein MKTLFVNIKELIQVCTEEVTFLAGSAMNTLPTIKDAYLLVDDGVIVDFGEMKVCPKIELDETIDASGKMILPTYCDSHTHLVFAGNRETEFIDRIKGLSYNEIAEKGGGILNSAKQLQETSEDHLYNQSKRRLEEVISMGTGAIEVKSGYGLNPEAELKMLRVIKRLKNEYPLPIKSTCLIAHALPLEFKTRKDEYLQMMIDELLPIIATEGLAEYVDVFCETGYFSVSDTEQIIEAAEKYGLIPKIHVNQFTSIGGVEMAVKNKALSVDHLEIMTDKDISVLKGSNTIPVALPNCSYFLGIPYTPARDIIDNGLPLALASDYNPGSSPSGNMNQVVSAACIKMKMTPEEAFNAATINGAYAMGLEKEVGSISIGKRANLILTKPINSYNVIPYSFGNSCIEQVFINGLPINY from the coding sequence ATGAAAACACTTTTTGTAAATATTAAAGAACTCATCCAAGTATGTACTGAAGAAGTTACATTTTTGGCAGGAAGTGCTATGAATACTTTGCCTACGATCAAAGATGCGTACTTATTGGTTGACGATGGTGTTATTGTGGATTTTGGAGAAATGAAAGTATGTCCCAAGATTGAACTGGATGAAACAATTGATGCAAGTGGAAAAATGATTCTGCCTACCTATTGTGATTCACATACTCATTTGGTTTTTGCAGGAAACCGAGAGACGGAGTTTATTGATAGGATCAAAGGCTTAAGCTACAATGAAATCGCAGAAAAGGGTGGAGGTATTCTTAACTCGGCGAAACAATTACAAGAAACAAGCGAGGATCATTTGTACAACCAAAGCAAAAGAAGACTGGAAGAGGTAATCTCAATGGGAACAGGTGCTATTGAGGTTAAATCAGGCTATGGACTTAATCCAGAGGCTGAACTCAAAATGCTTAGGGTTATTAAAAGACTAAAAAATGAGTATCCTCTCCCAATAAAATCAACGTGCCTGATTGCTCATGCCTTGCCCTTAGAATTTAAAACTCGAAAGGACGAATATCTTCAAATGATGATAGATGAATTACTTCCCATTATTGCAACTGAGGGCCTGGCTGAATATGTGGATGTTTTCTGTGAAACGGGGTATTTTTCGGTCAGTGACACTGAACAAATTATAGAAGCAGCAGAGAAATATGGACTAATTCCCAAAATTCATGTAAACCAATTTACATCAATTGGTGGGGTAGAAATGGCAGTCAAAAACAAGGCCTTATCTGTTGACCATTTAGAAATTATGACGGACAAGGACATTTCTGTTTTAAAAGGCTCCAATACAATACCCGTTGCTTTACCTAACTGCTCATATTTTTTGGGAATTCCTTATACACCCGCTAGAGATATTATTGATAACGGTCTTCCTTTGGCCCTAGCAAGCGACTACAACCCAGGATCCTCACCTTCAGGAAATATGAATCAAGTTGTTTCTGCCGCATGTATCAAAATGAAAATGACGCCAGAAGAAGCATTTAATGCGGCAACTATAAATGGTGCTTATGCTATGGGTCTAGAAAAAGAAGTGGGCTCAATCTCTATAGGAAAAAGAGCAAATTTGATTCTTACAAAACCCATTAATTCTTATAATGTAATTCCGTATTCCTTTGGAAATAGCTGTATTGAGCAAGTATTTATAAACGGTTTACCTATCAATTACTAA
- a CDS encoding formiminoglutamase — protein sequence MPSEKDIVEGINYKAPQKELWTGRKTNPSIGNQYWYQEIQFFKANNLAKGGERIKLPDVALLGYACDEGVRRNMGRVGAKEGPVSFRKKIASLPFHHGAISVGDFGDILCSDQDMENSQNVLSNVVKQLISSSIFPIVIGGGHDLAYAHFGGIKNAVRSTGKSKIGIINFDAHFDLRPVDEKSNSGTPFNQILSESNDVDYLVVGLQKQSNTKELFNIAKTNNVQYIENFDCVFSNIEVVKSTLLQFIERNDYIYLSIDLDGFSSAYAPGVSAPSPLGFSPMFAFDLIRLIMESKKVVSCDIAELNPLFDVDNATSILAARLADFIISCRLG from the coding sequence ATGCCTAGCGAAAAAGACATTGTAGAGGGAATAAATTATAAGGCACCCCAAAAGGAGTTGTGGACAGGACGCAAAACCAACCCCTCAATTGGAAACCAGTATTGGTATCAAGAAATTCAGTTTTTTAAAGCAAATAACTTGGCAAAAGGTGGTGAGAGAATCAAACTACCAGATGTAGCATTGTTAGGATATGCCTGTGATGAGGGCGTCAGAAGAAATATGGGTAGAGTGGGGGCGAAAGAAGGACCAGTTTCTTTTAGAAAAAAAATCGCAAGCCTTCCATTTCATCATGGGGCAATAAGTGTAGGTGACTTTGGAGATATTCTTTGTAGTGATCAAGACATGGAAAATTCTCAAAATGTACTCAGTAATGTTGTTAAGCAATTGATTTCAAGTTCGATTTTTCCTATTGTCATCGGAGGTGGTCATGACCTAGCTTATGCTCATTTTGGAGGAATTAAGAATGCCGTTCGTTCTACAGGAAAAAGCAAGATAGGAATAATCAACTTTGACGCACATTTTGACTTGAGACCCGTTGATGAAAAATCCAATTCTGGAACACCTTTTAATCAGATATTAAGTGAGTCTAATGATGTAGATTACTTGGTAGTTGGATTGCAGAAACAGTCTAATACCAAGGAGCTTTTCAACATTGCTAAAACGAACAATGTACAGTATATAGAAAACTTTGATTGCGTGTTTTCAAATATTGAAGTTGTGAAAAGCACTCTTTTACAATTTATTGAAAGAAACGACTATATCTATTTATCTATCGACCTAGACGGCTTCTCTTCAGCTTATGCTCCAGGGGTTAGTGCTCCATCACCTTTGGGTTTTTCACCAATGTTTGCATTTGATTTAATTCGATTAATAATGGAAAGCAAGAAGGTGGTATCATGTGACATTGCAGAGTTAAACCCACTGTTTGATGTGGACAATGCTACTAGCATTTTGGCCGCTAGACTTGCAGATTTTATTATTTCTTGTCGCTTGGGTTGA
- a CDS encoding CarboxypepD_reg-like domain-containing protein (non-canonical start codon;~manually curated): MFFILFLCSIAQGQNFHMLRGYVYSIDNEPLIGANIRVFDMQLGTQTNEKGQFELRLEEGLHRVSFSYLGLETQTIEFVVDKDLVQNIFLSPDSKALDEVVVRVKKRDYSYEVIQKVIENKDKILNQYENYACKTYVKATEEPSLKKPPKKDEDEDPYKSDSLPTLNFFEATINRFESKPDRLKEERTAVKKIGNQDGLFFTSITHGEFDLYQNLQKIERLSENSFISPISQLGYISYRYELLETYYEGTQAVYRIKVKPKELGNALYEGEIEVYDGIWVLKKVSLSLSPKALIIYDKFDFSQNFEKVDDRWIITKEAFNWQVKEGNTIYKGTTLVEQSEFVFDSVYAKKFFGPEVAKTTAEAYKKDSTFWENIRPIPLSSEERENIRKKELLDLKLNSKEYLDSIDAVYNKITFMKIAWSGIGKINRVKKNEWYFNSLPTLINPLALGGFRMNYGMFYRKRTENRKEFFVRPYLNYGFRNKDLLGSLDLQYLYNPIKRSRISASFGKGFDVINGAATISDIARRSNFYINTGLNINHRTELFNGFYLNTGVSLNERKDFTGFEFTKSGDNLFNGNNEPTYFPTNNKFATSIGFEYTPQQQYISEPNEKIILGSSFPTFRLDVNKAWGAHGTRNSNFTQLEMSLYQYFNVGILGTSEYRISAGKFLDTTLLAPMDYRYQRGGDPIWFSPSMYTFQLIPQTFATLDWYFESHYEHQFNGFLTSKIPLINKTGIRAVAGAGLLYVPESKYQYSELYFGINRVFKLGRNRFRLGVYNVTAQSNTFGVRNGFKFSFEPYNRDKNTWSF; this comes from the coding sequence CTGTTTTTCATTCTCTTCCTCTGTTCTATTGCACAAGGGCAAAACTTCCACATGCTTCGTGGATATGTTTACTCTATAGATAACGAGCCGCTCATTGGTGCAAATATTCGAGTTTTTGACATGCAATTGGGCACCCAAACTAACGAAAAAGGCCAGTTTGAGCTCCGTCTAGAAGAAGGCTTGCATCGAGTTTCTTTTTCATACCTGGGTCTTGAAACTCAAACCATAGAGTTTGTTGTAGACAAAGACTTAGTGCAAAACATTTTCTTAAGCCCAGACTCCAAAGCTTTAGACGAGGTGGTCGTAAGAGTTAAAAAGCGAGATTACAGTTATGAAGTCATTCAAAAAGTAATTGAAAACAAGGATAAAATCTTGAATCAATACGAAAACTATGCTTGTAAAACTTATGTAAAAGCCACAGAAGAACCTTCTCTCAAAAAACCACCCAAAAAGGACGAAGACGAAGACCCATACAAATCTGATAGCCTTCCAACACTTAACTTTTTTGAGGCAACAATCAATCGGTTTGAGTCGAAACCTGATCGTTTAAAAGAAGAAAGAACTGCGGTAAAGAAGATAGGTAATCAAGACGGCCTGTTCTTTACAAGTATCACTCATGGGGAATTCGACCTTTATCAGAATCTCCAAAAAATTGAACGCCTTAGCGAAAACTCGTTTATCTCACCTATTTCCCAACTAGGGTATATCAGCTATCGATACGAATTGCTTGAAACTTATTATGAAGGTACACAGGCAGTATATCGCATAAAAGTTAAACCAAAAGAGCTAGGAAATGCCTTGTACGAGGGAGAGATAGAGGTTTATGATGGTATTTGGGTACTCAAAAAGGTTTCACTTTCTCTATCTCCAAAGGCCCTTATTATTTATGACAAATTTGATTTTTCTCAAAATTTCGAAAAGGTTGATGATCGGTGGATAATCACCAAAGAAGCTTTCAATTGGCAAGTAAAAGAAGGAAACACAATATATAAAGGAACTACCCTCGTAGAACAATCCGAATTCGTTTTTGATAGTGTTTATGCCAAAAAGTTCTTTGGTCCAGAAGTCGCCAAAACCACAGCAGAAGCCTACAAAAAAGACAGTACCTTTTGGGAAAACATTAGACCCATTCCATTAAGCAGCGAAGAAAGGGAAAACATTCGCAAAAAGGAGCTACTTGACCTTAAATTGAACTCCAAAGAATACCTTGACTCTATTGATGCGGTTTATAACAAAATCACATTTATGAAAATCGCGTGGAGCGGTATTGGTAAAATAAATAGAGTTAAAAAAAATGAATGGTATTTTAACTCCTTGCCCACTCTAATCAACCCTTTAGCCTTGGGCGGGTTTAGAATGAACTATGGCATGTTTTACCGGAAACGAACCGAGAACAGAAAAGAGTTTTTTGTGAGACCATACCTCAACTATGGTTTTAGAAACAAAGACTTGTTGGGTAGTTTAGACCTACAATACCTATATAACCCGATTAAAAGATCTAGAATATCTGCTTCTTTTGGCAAAGGGTTCGATGTAATTAATGGTGCAGCAACTATTTCCGACATTGCAAGGCGAAGCAACTTTTACATCAATACGGGTTTGAATATAAACCATAGAACAGAGTTGTTTAATGGCTTTTACCTAAATACGGGAGTTAGCCTGAATGAAAGAAAAGATTTTACTGGTTTTGAGTTTACAAAAAGCGGGGACAACCTATTTAATGGGAATAACGAGCCTACTTACTTTCCAACAAATAATAAGTTTGCAACTAGTATAGGCTTTGAATACACTCCACAACAGCAATACATCTCCGAACCAAATGAAAAAATAATTTTAGGTTCTAGTTTTCCTACTTTTCGACTTGATGTGAATAAGGCTTGGGGAGCACATGGAACACGGAATAGCAACTTTACCCAACTAGAAATGAGCTTGTATCAATATTTCAATGTTGGTATACTTGGCACGTCAGAGTATCGAATTTCTGCAGGAAAATTCCTTGACACAACCTTACTTGCTCCTATGGATTACCGCTATCAACGAGGTGGTGACCCTATATGGTTTTCGCCTTCTATGTATACTTTTCAGCTCATTCCACAGACATTCGCAACACTCGATTGGTATTTTGAGTCTCACTACGAACATCAATTTAATGGTTTTTTGACCAGTAAAATTCCGCTGATAAATAAAACGGGAATTCGGGCAGTTGCTGGTGCTGGCTTGCTATATGTTCCAGAAAGTAAATACCAATACAGCGAATTGTATTTTGGAATCAATCGAGTATTCAAACTTGGTCGAAATCGATTTAGACTCGGAGTTTATAATGTAACAGCACAATCCAATACTTTTGGTGTAAGAAATGGCTTCAAGTTTTCCTTTGAGCCTTATAATCGCGACAAGAATACTTGGAGCTTCTAG
- a CDS encoding quinoprotein glucose dehydrogenase, producing the protein MNKLYPFLLIILIISCSKPDSGYDKWETFGGTKDGARYSEATEINASNVKQLKIAWEYSTGDATEKSQIQCQPIVVDGILYATSPQVKAFALDAVTGKELWSFNPYELLGGQNSWAGTNRGVSYWSEGEDKRILYTAGNWLFCLDALTGKPIESFGEGGKRNLQKDLDYDKEEFFIVSNTPGIIYKDKIIMGMRLSEGLDAAPGHVRAFNVKSGKRDWIFHTIPQPGEEGYETWEKDSYKNVGAANNWAGMALDEEREIVYVPTGTASYDFWGGYRHGQNLYANNILALNANTGERIWNFQAVHHDIWDRDFPSNPTLATVTKDGKKVDVIAQTSKQGYVYLLNRVTGEPIFPIEEVEVPQSTLAGEQSWPTQPKPSLPEPFMRQMFDESQVNDISPEHKADILAQIKDKSYGNMWLPPSEKGHVLFPGMDGGAEWGGASYDQETGNLIVNANIMPWIIDMAANPKYENAGQTVYANNCANCHGMNLKGNPPSFPSLISLKEKYKFDEVYNIITNGKGAMPAFKHVKEADRKLLVNFLLGIENESSDKQEVMGEGPKTAQFLMQGYKRLLTKDGYPGIKPPWGTLTAINLASGKIAWQSVLGEFKELSEKGIPPTGTENYGGPVTTAGGLIFIAATKDEKIRAFDKYKGKLLWEADLPASGHATPAVYEINGKQFIVIACGGGKGTKSGDKYVAFSL; encoded by the coding sequence ATGAATAAACTATATCCTTTTCTTCTGATTATACTGATCATTTCCTGCTCTAAACCAGACTCGGGCTACGATAAATGGGAGACTTTTGGAGGGACAAAAGATGGTGCACGTTACAGTGAAGCCACAGAAATAAATGCTTCCAATGTTAAGCAACTCAAGATAGCTTGGGAATATAGCACTGGCGATGCAACTGAAAAGTCGCAAATACAATGTCAACCCATCGTTGTGGATGGTATTTTATATGCCACTTCTCCTCAAGTGAAGGCTTTTGCCTTGGATGCGGTGACAGGTAAAGAGCTTTGGTCTTTTAACCCATATGAATTATTAGGCGGACAAAATTCTTGGGCAGGAACCAATAGAGGAGTAAGCTACTGGAGTGAAGGTGAAGACAAAAGAATCCTCTATACTGCTGGAAACTGGCTTTTTTGTCTGGATGCCCTAACGGGTAAACCAATAGAAAGCTTTGGAGAAGGAGGAAAAAGAAACTTGCAAAAAGACCTAGATTACGATAAAGAGGAGTTTTTCATCGTCTCCAATACACCTGGGATTATTTACAAAGACAAGATCATCATGGGTATGCGTCTATCGGAAGGGTTAGATGCCGCCCCAGGTCATGTACGAGCTTTTAATGTGAAATCAGGCAAGCGAGACTGGATCTTCCATACCATTCCTCAACCAGGAGAAGAAGGCTACGAAACATGGGAAAAGGATTCATACAAGAACGTAGGTGCAGCAAATAACTGGGCAGGTATGGCACTAGACGAAGAAAGGGAAATTGTATATGTCCCCACAGGGACCGCTTCCTATGATTTTTGGGGAGGCTACCGACATGGACAAAACCTATATGCCAATAATATCTTAGCCCTCAATGCCAATACGGGAGAACGAATCTGGAATTTTCAAGCGGTTCACCATGATATTTGGGACCGTGATTTTCCCTCAAATCCTACGCTTGCAACGGTTACAAAAGATGGAAAAAAGGTCGATGTCATTGCCCAAACCAGTAAGCAGGGTTATGTTTATTTACTCAACAGAGTAACGGGAGAACCAATATTTCCTATTGAAGAAGTAGAAGTGCCACAATCTACATTGGCAGGAGAACAAAGCTGGCCTACTCAGCCAAAACCTAGCCTGCCAGAGCCATTTATGAGGCAAATGTTTGACGAGAGTCAAGTGAATGATATAAGTCCTGAGCACAAGGCAGATATTTTGGCCCAAATAAAAGACAAGAGCTATGGAAATATGTGGTTGCCGCCAAGTGAAAAAGGGCATGTGCTTTTTCCTGGAATGGACGGTGGTGCTGAGTGGGGAGGAGCGTCTTATGACCAAGAAACAGGCAACTTGATTGTAAATGCCAATATTATGCCTTGGATTATTGACATGGCGGCAAATCCAAAATACGAAAATGCTGGTCAAACAGTGTATGCCAATAATTGTGCGAATTGCCATGGAATGAACCTCAAAGGAAATCCTCCTTCTTTCCCAAGCTTGATTTCATTAAAGGAGAAATATAAGTTCGATGAGGTTTACAATATCATCACGAATGGAAAAGGTGCTATGCCTGCTTTCAAACACGTAAAAGAGGCTGATCGAAAGCTCTTGGTAAACTTCTTATTGGGCATTGAAAATGAATCAAGCGACAAACAGGAAGTAATGGGAGAAGGTCCCAAAACTGCACAATTCCTCATGCAAGGCTATAAAAGATTACTTACAAAAGACGGTTACCCGGGCATAAAACCACCATGGGGAACATTAACAGCGATAAACTTGGCATCAGGTAAAATTGCTTGGCAATCTGTGCTTGGTGAGTTCAAAGAATTAAGCGAAAAAGGTATTCCGCCAACAGGAACAGAAAACTACGGTGGACCTGTGACAACAGCTGGAGGACTTATTTTTATCGCTGCCACAAAAGATGAAAAGATCCGTGCATTTGATAAATACAAGGGAAAACTGCTTTGGGAGGCTGACCTGCCTGCTAGTGGGCATGCAACACCTGCAGTCTACGAAATCAACGGAAAACAGTTTATAGTGATTGCCTGTGGTGGTGGAAAAGGGACAAAATCAGGGGATAAGTACGTGGCTTTTTCGCTTTGA
- a CDS encoding dihydrolipoamide dehydrogenase, translating to MRHDLEILKRKNMAKYDIVILGSGPGGYVTAIRASQLGKKVAIIEKENLGGICLNWGCIPTKALLKSAQVFQYIQHAEDYGIKVGKSEADFEAVIKRSRGVADGMSKGVQFLMKKNKIDVINGYGKVKPGKKVEVTAADGTLSTVEGDQIIIATGARARQLANVPIDGEKVIEYRKAMSLEKQPKSLLVIGSGAIGVEFAYVYASMGTKVTIVEFMPRIVPVEDEDISKELAKQYKKMGIDILTNSSVEKVDISGKGCKSTVKTKDGEVVIESDIVLSAAGIAANIENIGLEDVGIATDRGKILVNDFYETNMPGYFAIGDVTPGQALAHVASAEGIICVEKIAGHHPQPLDYNNIPGCTYCSPEIASVGYTEAQAKEAGYEIKVGKFPFTASGKAKAAGVPEGFVKVIFDAKYGEWLGCHMIGANVTEMIAEAVVARKLETTGMEIVKSVHPHPTMSEAIMEAAAAAYDEVIHL from the coding sequence TTGCGGCACGATTTAGAGATATTAAAAAGAAAAAACATGGCAAAATACGATATAGTAATTCTTGGAAGTGGACCTGGTGGATATGTTACCGCAATTCGAGCTTCGCAGCTAGGAAAGAAAGTAGCGATTATAGAAAAGGAAAACTTAGGAGGAATTTGTCTCAATTGGGGCTGTATCCCAACCAAGGCATTGCTTAAATCTGCTCAAGTTTTCCAATATATTCAGCATGCTGAGGATTACGGAATCAAAGTTGGCAAGTCAGAAGCAGACTTTGAAGCAGTAATAAAAAGGTCTCGTGGTGTTGCAGACGGAATGAGCAAAGGTGTTCAGTTCTTGATGAAAAAGAATAAAATTGATGTCATTAACGGATACGGAAAAGTTAAACCGGGAAAAAAAGTAGAGGTTACTGCTGCCGATGGTACTTTATCAACTGTAGAAGGAGATCAAATCATTATCGCTACTGGAGCAAGAGCTAGACAATTGGCAAATGTTCCTATTGATGGCGAAAAAGTAATCGAGTACAGAAAAGCAATGAGCCTAGAGAAGCAGCCAAAATCTCTTTTGGTGATTGGTTCTGGAGCGATAGGAGTTGAGTTTGCTTATGTATATGCTAGCATGGGTACCAAAGTAACCATCGTAGAGTTTATGCCAAGAATTGTTCCTGTAGAAGATGAGGACATTTCTAAAGAACTTGCAAAGCAATACAAGAAAATGGGAATCGATATTTTAACCAACTCGAGTGTTGAGAAAGTTGATATCTCAGGAAAAGGTTGCAAAAGCACAGTGAAAACAAAAGACGGTGAGGTTGTCATTGAAAGTGACATTGTACTTTCTGCTGCTGGAATCGCTGCAAATATTGAGAATATTGGATTAGAAGACGTTGGTATCGCTACTGACCGTGGTAAAATCTTAGTAAATGACTTTTACGAGACAAATATGCCTGGCTATTTTGCGATTGGTGATGTGACTCCAGGTCAAGCACTTGCTCACGTAGCATCTGCCGAAGGTATTATTTGTGTAGAAAAAATTGCGGGTCATCACCCACAACCATTAGACTACAATAACATTCCGGGTTGTACGTATTGCTCACCAGAGATTGCATCTGTAGGATATACAGAAGCTCAAGCAAAAGAGGCTGGTTATGAAATCAAAGTTGGTAAGTTTCCATTCACAGCATCTGGAAAAGCGAAAGCAGCAGGTGTTCCAGAAGGTTTTGTCAAAGTTATTTTTGATGCAAAATATGGAGAGTGGCTTGGCTGTCACATGATTGGAGCCAATGTTACAGAGATGATAGCAGAGGCAGTTGTAGCCAGAAAACTGGAAACAACTGGAATGGAGATTGTAAAATCTGTACACCCACACCCTACCATGTCTGAGGCAATCATGGAAGCTGCCGCAGCTGCATACGACGAGGTAATACACCTTTAA